A stretch of the Proteus sp. ZN5 genome encodes the following:
- the priA gene encoding primosomal protein N': protein MTIVQVILPVPLFSSFDYLLPEGIDAPVVGSRVIVPFGNKRRSLGIVKGLSTHSEFPIEKLKPIDEVLDSETLFPGVLWDMLNWASAYYHYPLGEVLFHAMPILLRQGKPAEFTPLWQWYATEEGINLDLNSLKGAKKQQQALAALRRTPLYRHQLDEFEITTATLNNLKKKEFVDLRPIQPAPIHWHNSLAVQGERFKLNTEQAVAVGAITAQADQFSPWLLLGITGSGKTEVYLSVLEKILAQGKQALVLVPEIGLTPQTIRRFKARFNAPVDVLHSGLNDTERLAVWLRAKRGDNAIIIGTRSALLTPFQHLGIIIIDEEHDGSYKQQDGWRYHARDLAVFRAKQENIPIVMGTATPSIETSFNVEQKKYQQLTLTQRAGNAKPATEHLIDLKGQPLTTGLSPILIKAIKEHLNAGNQVMLFLNRRGFSPALLCHECGWIAECPRCDHYYTIHQKHGMLRCHQCDSQRRIPAQCPQCGSTNLIPVGLGTEQLEQGIGELFPDTPVTRIDKDTTSRKGALEQQLEDIYQGGSRILIGTQMLAKGHHFPDVTLVALLDVDGALFSSDFRAAERFAQLYIQVSGRAGRAGKQGSVYLQTHQPDHPLLLTLLEKGYDAFTKEALQERQATFLPPYSSHIMIRSEDHNNQRAPQFLRQLKQFFEQHPMRDANLWVMGPVPAIQAKRGGNYRWQLLLQHPSRGYLQKLMSVTYPQIVALPESKKVKWNIDVDPTDC from the coding sequence ATGACTATAGTTCAGGTAATTTTGCCTGTACCACTGTTTTCCTCTTTTGATTATCTGTTACCGGAAGGGATCGACGCGCCAGTTGTTGGTAGTCGGGTGATCGTACCTTTTGGTAATAAACGCCGCTCTCTTGGTATTGTCAAAGGACTCAGTACACACAGTGAGTTTCCTATCGAAAAGCTAAAGCCTATTGATGAAGTCCTTGATAGTGAAACACTCTTTCCGGGTGTTTTATGGGATATGCTAAATTGGGCATCGGCTTATTATCACTATCCTTTAGGAGAAGTGTTATTTCATGCTATGCCGATTTTATTGCGACAAGGAAAACCCGCAGAATTCACGCCATTATGGCAATGGTATGCCACAGAAGAAGGGATTAATCTCGACCTTAATAGTTTAAAAGGTGCGAAAAAACAGCAACAAGCATTAGCGGCCCTTCGCCGTACACCTTTATATCGCCATCAACTTGATGAATTTGAGATCACAACAGCAACACTCAATAACTTAAAAAAGAAAGAGTTTGTGGATCTCCGCCCTATTCAACCAGCTCCGATACACTGGCACAACAGTCTTGCAGTTCAAGGTGAACGCTTTAAATTAAACACAGAACAAGCTGTTGCAGTAGGGGCAATCACAGCGCAGGCAGACCAATTCTCACCTTGGTTATTATTGGGTATTACAGGTTCAGGCAAAACTGAAGTTTATTTGAGTGTATTAGAAAAAATTCTCGCACAAGGTAAACAAGCACTGGTACTGGTGCCTGAAATTGGCTTAACACCTCAAACAATTCGTCGTTTTAAAGCACGCTTTAATGCCCCAGTGGATGTGCTTCATTCAGGATTAAATGATACTGAACGCTTAGCTGTTTGGTTACGAGCAAAACGAGGTGATAATGCCATTATTATCGGTACGCGTTCGGCACTTCTAACCCCTTTTCAGCATCTTGGTATTATCATTATCGATGAAGAGCATGATGGCTCTTATAAGCAACAAGATGGTTGGCGTTACCACGCTCGTGATCTCGCCGTTTTCCGCGCAAAACAAGAAAATATTCCTATCGTGATGGGAACCGCAACCCCATCGATTGAAACCAGTTTTAATGTTGAGCAAAAGAAATATCAACAACTCACGCTGACTCAACGTGCAGGTAATGCAAAACCCGCAACAGAGCATTTAATAGATTTAAAAGGGCAACCACTGACAACAGGGTTGTCTCCAATTCTCATTAAAGCAATAAAAGAGCACCTTAATGCAGGTAACCAAGTGATGCTCTTTTTAAATCGCCGTGGATTTTCGCCTGCATTGTTATGTCATGAATGTGGTTGGATAGCAGAATGTCCTCGCTGTGATCATTATTATACGATCCACCAAAAACATGGCATGTTACGTTGCCATCAATGTGATAGTCAGCGACGAATTCCAGCACAATGCCCACAATGTGGCTCAACGAATTTAATACCAGTAGGATTAGGAACAGAACAACTTGAGCAAGGGATCGGTGAATTATTTCCTGATACGCCAGTGACGCGAATTGATAAAGATACAACTAGTCGCAAAGGCGCTTTAGAGCAACAACTGGAAGATATTTACCAAGGTGGTTCACGCATTCTTATCGGTACGCAGATGTTAGCTAAAGGGCATCACTTTCCCGATGTCACCTTGGTCGCTTTACTTGATGTTGATGGCGCTCTGTTCTCCAGTGATTTTCGTGCAGCCGAGCGCTTTGCTCAGCTTTATATACAAGTGTCAGGTCGTGCTGGTCGTGCTGGTAAACAAGGATCCGTTTATTTACAAACTCACCAGCCTGATCACCCTCTGTTGCTGACACTATTAGAAAAAGGTTATGACGCTTTTACTAAAGAAGCTTTACAGGAGCGACAAGCGACTTTTTTACCACCTTATTCTAGCCATATCATGATCCGTTCTGAAGATCACAATAATCAACGTGCGCCTCAGTTCTTACGACAACTCAAACAGTTTTTTGAACAACACCCAATGCGAGACGCTAATTTGTGGGTAATGGGGCCAGTTCCTGCAATTCAAGCTAAACGAGGTGGAAATTATCGTTGGCAATTATTGCTCCAGCATCCTTCAAGGGGATATTTACAAAAATTAATGTCTGTTACTTATCCTCAAATTGTCGCCTTGCCTGAGAGTAAAAAAGTGAAATGGAATATTGATGTCGACCCAACAGATTGTTAA
- the rpmE gene encoding 50S ribosomal protein L31, with amino-acid sequence MQKDIHPKYEEITASCSCGNVMKINSTAGHNLNLDVCDKCHPFYTGKQRDVATGGRVDLFNKRFKIPGSK; translated from the coding sequence ATGCAAAAAGATATCCATCCTAAATACGAAGAAATTACTGCGTCTTGTTCTTGCGGTAACGTTATGAAAATCAACTCCACTGCAGGTCATAACCTGAATCTGGACGTTTGTGACAAATGCCACCCATTCTATACTGGTAAACAACGTGATGTTGCAACTGGTGGCCGTGTTGATCTGTTCAACAAACGCTTCAAAATTCCAGGCAGCAAATAA
- the metB gene encoding cystathionine gamma-synthase — translation MTKKTATIAIHNGLNEDTQFGCVVPPIYLSSTYNFLEFNQPRDHDYSRRGNPTRDMVQKALAELEGGVGAVVTSSGMSAIHLICTVFLKPGDVIVAPHDCYGGSYRLFNSQQERGAYRVIFVDQNDDDALKQALAHQPKIVFIETPSNPLLRITDIQKISELAHQQGALVVADNTFMSPVLQKPLALGADIVVHSCTKYLNGHSDIVAGVVICQCQKQLEELSWWANNIGVTSGAFDSYLLLRGIRTLVPRIRLQQENAQALVAFLQAQPLVEKMYYPALENHVGHQIAKKQQQGFGAMLSFELKGGLDVIKLFLSQLTLFTLAESLGGVETLICHPATMTHAGMSEEAKKVAGISPSLLRISVGIEDSQDLINDLQSAFDAATKR, via the coding sequence ATGACGAAGAAAACAGCAACAATTGCTATCCATAATGGGCTAAATGAAGACACTCAATTTGGTTGTGTCGTACCGCCTATCTATCTTTCTAGTACCTATAATTTTTTAGAATTTAATCAACCTCGTGATCATGATTATTCTCGTCGAGGTAATCCAACACGCGATATGGTGCAAAAGGCATTAGCAGAGCTAGAAGGTGGAGTGGGAGCCGTTGTCACTAGCAGTGGAATGTCAGCCATTCATTTAATTTGTACCGTTTTTCTAAAACCTGGCGATGTGATTGTTGCACCTCATGATTGTTATGGGGGAAGTTATCGCCTTTTTAACAGTCAACAAGAGCGTGGTGCCTACCGTGTGATTTTTGTTGATCAAAATGATGATGACGCACTGAAACAGGCTTTAGCGCATCAGCCTAAAATTGTTTTTATCGAAACCCCAAGTAATCCTCTTTTAAGAATAACGGATATTCAAAAAATCAGTGAACTTGCTCATCAGCAAGGTGCTTTAGTGGTTGCTGACAACACCTTTATGAGTCCTGTTTTGCAAAAACCATTAGCATTAGGAGCAGATATTGTTGTGCATTCATGTACAAAATATCTCAATGGACACTCAGATATTGTTGCAGGTGTTGTTATCTGTCAGTGTCAGAAACAGCTTGAGGAGCTAAGCTGGTGGGCGAATAATATTGGCGTCACTTCTGGCGCATTTGATAGCTATTTATTATTAAGAGGTATAAGAACATTAGTGCCTCGAATTCGACTTCAACAAGAAAATGCACAGGCATTAGTGGCATTCTTACAAGCACAACCTTTAGTCGAAAAAATGTATTACCCCGCACTGGAAAATCATGTTGGTCATCAAATAGCAAAAAAACAGCAACAAGGTTTCGGTGCGATGTTAAGTTTTGAGTTAAAAGGGGGATTGGATGTGATTAAACTCTTTTTATCTCAATTAACACTCTTTACACTGGCAGAATCTTTAGGTGGGGTAGAGACCTTAATTTGTCACCCTGCCACCATGACACATGCAGGTATGTCAGAAGAAGCGAAAAAAGTAGCAGGGATCAGCCCCTCATTACTTCGTATCTCGGTGGGTATTGAAGATAGTCAGGATTTAATCAACGATTTGCAAAGTGCGTTTGATGCAGCAACTAAAAGGTAA
- the ppc gene encoding phosphoenolpyruvate carboxylase, translating to MNQQYSAMRSNVSMLGKLLGDTIKEALGEEILDKVESIRKLSKSSRAGNEVQRQKLLLTLQNLSNDELLPVARAFNQFLNLTNVAEQYHSISPHGEAASNPVALAKLITRLKDKNFTDEQLKEAVEQISIELVLTAHPTEIARRTLIHKLVEVNTCLSQLDHDDLADYERTNIMRRLRQLVAQSWHTDEIRKIRPTPIDEAKWGFAVVENSLWEGVPAFLREFNEQLKESIDYNLPVEASPIRFTSWMGGDRDGNPNVTAEITRHALLLSRWKAADLFLNDIQVLVSELSMTESTPELRELAGGAEVAEPYREIAKQLRTRLQVTRDYLEQRIKGQQSLPPEGLLIDNAQLWDPLYACYQSLTQCGMRIIANGQLLDTLRRIRCFGLQLVKLDIRQESTNHTEALSELTQYLELGDYANWTEEQKQTFLLEELSSKRPLIPTNWQPSAATQEVFETCRVIAESPKDSIASYVISMAKVPSDVLAVKLLLKEAGANIRLPVAPLFETLDDLNNAESVMTRLFDIPWYRDLIDDKQMVMIGYSDSAKDAGVMAASWAQYRAQDALIKLCEKSGVTLTLFHGRGGTIGRGGAPAHAALLSQPPGSLKGGLRVTEQGEMIRFKFGLPQVTISSLAHYAGAILEANLLPPPEPKAPWIEVMDSLSDVSCAMYRDYVRGQEDFVPYFRAATPEGELGKLPLGSRPAKRRPTGGVETLRAIPWIFAWTQNRLMLPAWLGAGAALQHEIDSGKQAVLDDMCENWPFFNTRIAMLEMVYAKADLWLAEYYDQRLVEERLWPLGSKLRQQLSDDIKSVLAISKDEHLMADLPWVAESIALRNVYTDPLNVLQAELLQRSRTHSESDPRIEQALMVTIAGIAAGMRNTG from the coding sequence ATGAATCAACAATATTCTGCTATGCGTAGCAATGTCAGTATGCTTGGCAAGCTACTTGGAGATACGATAAAAGAAGCACTCGGTGAAGAAATTTTAGATAAAGTTGAATCAATTCGAAAATTATCTAAATCATCACGAGCGGGTAATGAAGTTCAGCGACAAAAACTGTTGCTGACGTTACAGAATCTCTCTAATGATGAATTATTACCTGTTGCTAGAGCATTCAATCAGTTCTTAAACCTGACGAACGTGGCAGAACAATACCATAGCATTTCACCTCACGGTGAAGCGGCAAGTAATCCTGTGGCATTGGCAAAACTGATCACTCGACTAAAAGATAAGAATTTTACAGACGAGCAGTTAAAAGAAGCGGTAGAGCAAATCTCTATTGAACTGGTATTAACGGCGCATCCAACCGAAATTGCACGTCGTACACTTATTCATAAACTAGTTGAGGTAAATACCTGTTTATCTCAACTCGATCACGATGATTTAGCGGATTACGAGCGTACTAATATTATGCGCCGTCTGCGTCAATTAGTTGCTCAATCATGGCACACGGATGAAATTAGAAAAATTCGCCCAACGCCTATTGATGAAGCGAAATGGGGTTTTGCGGTTGTTGAAAATAGCTTATGGGAAGGTGTTCCTGCTTTTTTACGTGAATTTAATGAGCAGCTTAAAGAATCCATTGATTACAACTTACCAGTAGAAGCTTCTCCTATTCGTTTTACCTCATGGATGGGGGGGGATCGCGATGGTAACCCAAATGTGACGGCTGAGATCACTCGCCATGCTTTACTATTAAGTCGCTGGAAAGCTGCTGATTTATTCTTAAATGATATTCAAGTCCTTGTTTCAGAGCTTTCAATGACAGAAAGTACACCTGAGCTGCGCGAATTAGCGGGTGGTGCTGAAGTTGCAGAGCCATATCGTGAAATTGCTAAACAATTACGTACTCGCTTACAAGTCACTCGTGATTATTTAGAACAACGCATTAAAGGACAGCAATCGCTACCTCCTGAAGGGCTGTTAATTGATAATGCCCAACTTTGGGATCCGCTATACGCTTGCTATCAATCACTGACTCAGTGCGGTATGCGAATTATCGCTAATGGGCAACTGTTAGATACATTACGTCGTATCCGTTGCTTTGGCTTACAGTTAGTTAAGCTCGATATTCGCCAAGAAAGTACTAATCACACTGAAGCACTCTCTGAATTGACACAGTATTTAGAGCTTGGTGATTACGCGAATTGGACTGAAGAGCAAAAACAAACATTCTTACTTGAAGAATTAAGTTCTAAACGCCCACTGATCCCAACAAATTGGCAACCAAGTGCGGCTACTCAAGAAGTATTTGAAACTTGCCGTGTGATTGCTGAATCACCTAAAGATTCTATCGCCTCTTATGTGATTTCAATGGCAAAAGTGCCTTCTGATGTATTAGCTGTAAAACTATTACTGAAAGAAGCTGGCGCGAATATTCGATTGCCTGTTGCCCCTTTATTTGAAACGCTTGATGACTTAAATAATGCTGAAAGCGTAATGACCCGTTTGTTTGATATTCCTTGGTATCGCGATTTAATTGATGACAAACAAATGGTGATGATTGGCTATTCAGACTCAGCAAAAGATGCGGGTGTGATGGCAGCATCATGGGCACAATATCGTGCTCAAGATGCATTAATCAAACTCTGTGAAAAATCAGGTGTGACATTAACACTATTCCACGGACGTGGCGGTACGATTGGTCGTGGTGGTGCGCCAGCACATGCAGCATTACTTTCTCAACCACCAGGAAGTTTAAAAGGTGGCCTGCGTGTGACGGAACAAGGTGAAATGATCCGCTTTAAATTCGGATTACCACAAGTCACCATTAGTAGCCTTGCTCACTATGCAGGTGCTATCTTAGAAGCGAATTTATTACCACCACCAGAGCCAAAAGCGCCTTGGATTGAGGTAATGGATTCCTTGTCTGACGTTTCTTGTGCGATGTACCGTGACTATGTACGAGGACAAGAAGACTTTGTTCCTTATTTTAGAGCAGCAACGCCAGAAGGCGAGTTGGGTAAACTACCATTAGGCTCACGCCCTGCAAAACGTCGTCCTACTGGTGGTGTTGAAACCTTGCGCGCTATTCCGTGGATCTTTGCATGGACTCAAAACCGCTTAATGCTACCTGCTTGGTTGGGTGCTGGTGCTGCATTACAACATGAAATTGATAGCGGAAAACAAGCGGTATTAGACGATATGTGTGAGAACTGGCCGTTCTTTAATACACGTATTGCGATGTTGGAAATGGTGTACGCTAAAGCGGATTTATGGTTAGCAGAATATTACGATCAACGTTTAGTTGAAGAGCGTTTATGGCCATTAGGATCTAAATTACGCCAGCAACTTTCCGATGATATTAAGAGTGTCTTGGCGATTTCAAAAGATGAACACTTAATGGCGGATTTACCATGGGTTGCTGAATCTATTGCACTACGTAATGTGTATACCGATCCATTAAACGTACTTCAGGCAGAGTTATTACAACGTTCTCGTACTCATAGCGAGTCGGATCCTCGTATTGAGCAGGCACTTATGGTCACTATTGCAGGTATTGCCGCAGGTATGCGTAATACAGGCTAG
- the metJ gene encoding met regulon transcriptional regulator MetJ: protein MAEWNGEYISPYAEHGKKSEQVKKITVSIPLKVLKILTDERTRRQVNNLKHATNSELLCEAFLHAFTGQPLPNDEDLRKERNDEIPEEAKEIMRQRGVDPDTWEY from the coding sequence ATGGCTGAATGGAACGGTGAATATATCAGCCCTTACGCTGAGCATGGCAAAAAGAGTGAGCAAGTTAAAAAAATTACAGTTTCAATTCCATTGAAAGTGTTGAAAATTTTGACTGATGAACGCACTCGCCGTCAGGTTAATAACCTAAAACATGCAACCAATAGTGAATTATTGTGTGAAGCATTTTTGCACGCATTTACCGGACAGCCTCTCCCAAATGATGAAGACTTACGTAAAGAACGTAACGATGAAATCCCTGAAGAGGCAAAAGAAATAATGCGCCAGCGCGGGGTTGATCCCGATACTTGGGAGTATTAA
- a CDS encoding bifunctional aspartate kinase/homoserine dehydrogenase II, producing MSVVAIKQQAEPICRQLHKFGGSSLADIKCYQRVVNIMTNYSQPNDLMVVSAAGSTTNQLISWLKLSQSDRISAHQVQQTLRRYQLSLIEGLLSKENAELLSQAFIADLERLSYLLDKPITDATYAEVVGHGEIWSARLMANLLTEQGLPSVWLDAREFLCAERAAQPQVNETLSRPLLQSLLAKHPESRFVVTGFISRNQQGETVLLGRNGSDYSATQVGALADVGKVTIWSDVAGVYSADPRKVKDACLLPLLRLDEASELARLAAPVLHTRTLQPVSGSNIDLQLRCSYQPEQGSTRIERVLASGTGAKIVTSHDDVCLIELQLPSHQNFEQVAKEVDELLKRAQIRPLATGVDKDSQLLQLCYTSEVANSALDVLQDAVLPGKLHLREGFSLVALVGAGVCKNPLHCHRFYQQLKDQPVEFIWHAEDNISLVAVLRNYTEHLLQGLHQTLFRAEKQIGLVLFGKGNIGSRWLELFAREQEPLSARSDFEFILAGVVDSRRSLLDYQGINPSRALAFFDEEATEHNEESLYLWMRAHPYDDLVVVDITANESLAASYEDFASYGFHVISANKIAGSASSVRYRATRDAFSKTGRHWLYNATVGAGLPINHTVRDLRESGDTILSISGIFSGTLSWLFLQFDGTVPFSELVEQAWQQGLTEPDPRIDLSGQDVMRKLVILAREAGYDIEPEQVRVESLVPAQAETGSLEEFFDNSALINEQMAQRLAAANEMDMVLRYIARFDANGKAKVGVEAVRKDHPLASLLPGDNLFAIESRWYRDNPLVIRGPGAGRDVTAGAIQSDLNRLSQLL from the coding sequence ATGAGCGTAGTGGCGATTAAACAACAGGCGGAGCCGATTTGCCGTCAGTTACATAAATTCGGTGGTAGCAGTCTTGCGGACATAAAATGTTATCAACGTGTCGTGAATATCATGACGAACTATAGCCAACCTAATGACCTAATGGTGGTTTCTGCGGCGGGCTCGACGACGAATCAGTTGATTAGCTGGCTGAAGCTTAGCCAAAGTGATCGTATTTCTGCCCATCAAGTTCAGCAAACTTTGCGTCGTTACCAGTTATCTTTAATTGAAGGTCTACTTTCAAAAGAGAATGCAGAATTACTCTCCCAAGCCTTTATTGCTGATCTTGAACGTTTAAGCTATTTGTTGGATAAACCTATCACAGACGCAACTTATGCAGAAGTTGTCGGTCATGGTGAAATTTGGTCTGCAAGATTAATGGCAAATCTGCTTACAGAGCAGGGTTTACCTAGCGTGTGGTTAGATGCGCGTGAATTCTTATGTGCTGAGAGAGCAGCTCAGCCTCAAGTAAACGAAACTTTATCTCGTCCATTATTACAATCACTATTAGCTAAACACCCTGAAAGTCGTTTTGTTGTAACTGGTTTTATTAGTCGCAACCAACAAGGTGAAACGGTCTTATTAGGTCGTAACGGTAGCGATTACTCTGCCACACAAGTGGGTGCTTTAGCGGATGTCGGTAAAGTCACAATTTGGAGTGATGTTGCCGGTGTTTATAGTGCGGATCCTCGCAAAGTTAAAGATGCTTGTTTATTGCCATTGTTGCGTTTAGATGAAGCGAGCGAATTGGCTCGATTAGCTGCCCCCGTTTTACATACACGCACACTTCAACCTGTTTCAGGCAGTAATATTGATTTGCAGCTTCGTTGTAGCTATCAACCAGAACAGGGTTCAACGCGTATAGAACGTGTTTTGGCATCAGGAACAGGCGCTAAAATTGTTACTAGCCATGATGATGTTTGTTTGATTGAACTCCAGCTTCCATCTCATCAAAACTTTGAACAAGTGGCGAAAGAGGTTGATGAATTACTCAAACGTGCGCAAATCCGTCCTTTAGCGACTGGTGTTGATAAAGACAGCCAACTTTTACAGCTTTGCTATACCAGTGAAGTTGCTAACAGTGCATTAGATGTATTACAAGATGCTGTTTTACCGGGAAAATTACATCTACGAGAAGGTTTCTCACTAGTGGCTTTAGTGGGTGCAGGTGTTTGTAAAAATCCACTTCATTGTCATCGTTTCTATCAACAACTTAAAGATCAACCTGTTGAATTTATTTGGCATGCTGAAGATAACATCAGCTTAGTTGCAGTATTGCGTAATTATACTGAGCATCTACTGCAAGGTTTACATCAAACGTTATTTAGAGCTGAAAAACAGATTGGCTTAGTGCTGTTTGGTAAAGGGAATATTGGCTCACGTTGGTTAGAATTGTTTGCTCGTGAGCAAGAGCCTTTATCAGCACGTAGTGATTTTGAATTTATTCTTGCGGGTGTCGTTGATAGCCGTCGTAGCTTGCTTGATTATCAAGGTATTAATCCAAGCCGTGCATTGGCTTTCTTTGATGAGGAAGCGACAGAGCATAATGAAGAGTCGCTTTATCTTTGGATGAGAGCTCACCCTTATGATGATTTAGTGGTTGTTGATATTACGGCTAATGAGTCTCTTGCTGCCTCTTATGAAGATTTTGCTAGCTACGGTTTTCATGTTATCAGTGCAAATAAAATTGCGGGCTCAGCTTCAAGTGTACGTTATCGCGCCACACGAGATGCCTTTTCTAAAACAGGTCGCCATTGGCTATATAATGCAACAGTCGGTGCAGGTTTACCGATTAATCATACGGTACGCGATTTACGTGAAAGTGGTGACACTATTTTATCAATTAGCGGTATTTTCTCTGGCACACTCTCTTGGTTATTCTTGCAATTTGATGGCACCGTGCCTTTCAGTGAGCTGGTGGAACAAGCTTGGCAACAAGGGTTAACAGAGCCTGATCCACGAATTGATTTATCAGGGCAAGATGTGATGCGTAAACTAGTTATTCTTGCTCGTGAAGCAGGTTATGACATCGAGCCAGAGCAAGTCCGAGTTGAATCTTTAGTACCTGCACAAGCTGAAACGGGTTCGTTAGAAGAGTTTTTTGATAACAGTGCATTGATCAATGAACAAATGGCACAGCGATTAGCTGCCGCAAATGAAATGGATATGGTATTACGTTATATCGCCCGTTTTGATGCTAATGGTAAAGCAAAAGTCGGCGTTGAAGCTGTGAGAAAAGATCATCCTCTTGCCTCGCTATTACCGGGTGATAATTTATTTGCGATTGAAAGCCGTTGGTATCGTGATAACCCCCTTGTGATCAGAGGGCCGGGAGCCGGCAGAGATGTGACCGCAGGCGCAATTCAGTCAGATTTAAACCGCCTTTCCCAGTTACTGTAA
- the yjjJ gene encoding type II toxin-antitoxin system HipA family toxin YjjJ, translated as MTIRAEMIRQILRNGPRSSRQLTDIMNISQPTLSRSLNALSDDIVRIGSGPSIQYALRDSFRGFNSVPIYRINEEGKVKPLGKLTPVYPEGFVMERIDNVSRHSEGLPWWLLDMRPQGYLGRAYASAHSAELDLPHNPDRWSDTDIIRALLAHGHDAVGNLLIGEQARDQFLGMQTPKIVERAKTYPTLARAVSSGEDPGSSAGGEQPKFCTYTEKGHVIVKFTASDDNAVSERWRDLLQAEHLALKVLGVETEVFDFEGQRFLEIPRFDRVGSLGRIGLFSLQALDAEFIGRAREPWPVLVNELIKQKRVHPDAAISTVRRWAFGMLIGNTDMHHGNLSFISSHGRPYALSPAYDILPMGFAPKSGGEIVNTLRPVTLLDGISGEIWQECLELAEQFYTLANSCNCFSDNFSPCLKALRSHLDEASSRISRLG; from the coding sequence ATGACAATACGCGCTGAAATGATACGACAAATACTACGTAATGGACCTCGGTCATCAAGGCAACTTACTGATATAATGAATATTAGTCAGCCAACATTGTCTCGATCATTAAATGCGCTGAGTGATGATATTGTTCGAATTGGCTCTGGGCCTTCTATTCAATATGCTTTACGTGATAGTTTCCGTGGGTTCAATTCAGTTCCTATCTATCGCATAAATGAAGAAGGTAAAGTTAAGCCACTAGGTAAATTAACACCAGTTTATCCAGAAGGCTTTGTTATGGAGCGGATAGATAATGTGAGCCGACATAGTGAAGGTTTGCCATGGTGGTTATTGGATATGCGCCCCCAAGGATATCTTGGAAGAGCTTATGCTTCGGCCCATTCGGCTGAGCTTGATTTACCCCACAATCCAGATCGTTGGTCTGATACAGATATAATCAGAGCTTTACTGGCTCATGGGCATGATGCTGTGGGAAATTTGCTAATAGGAGAGCAAGCTAGAGATCAATTTCTGGGTATGCAGACACCAAAAATTGTTGAGCGCGCTAAAACTTACCCCACATTAGCACGAGCTGTTAGTTCGGGAGAGGATCCTGGTTCATCCGCAGGTGGGGAACAACCCAAATTTTGCACCTATACAGAGAAAGGCCATGTTATCGTAAAATTTACGGCTTCCGATGATAACGCCGTTAGTGAGCGTTGGCGTGATCTGCTTCAAGCTGAGCATCTGGCATTAAAAGTGCTTGGAGTTGAAACGGAAGTTTTTGATTTTGAAGGACAACGCTTTCTTGAAATTCCACGATTTGATCGTGTAGGTTCACTAGGTCGCATAGGACTTTTTTCTTTACAGGCACTAGATGCTGAGTTTATAGGACGGGCAAGAGAGCCTTGGCCTGTGTTAGTTAATGAGCTAATTAAGCAAAAACGTGTTCATCCTGATGCTGCGATTAGCACAGTACGCCGCTGGGCATTTGGTATGTTGATTGGAAATACTGATATGCACCATGGCAATTTATCATTTATCAGTAGCCATGGTCGCCCATATGCGCTTTCACCTGCCTACGATATTTTACCAATGGGATTTGCGCCTAAGTCTGGTGGTGAGATAGTTAATACGCTTCGCCCAGTAACATTACTTGATGGGATCAGCGGTGAAATCTGGCAGGAATGTTTAGAGTTAGCCGAGCAGTTTTATACTTTAGCTAATAGCTGTAATTGTTTTTCCGACAATTTTTCGCCATGCCTTAAAGCATTACGTAGTCATCTTGATGAAGCAAGTTCGCGTATATCTCGCCTAGGATAA